A region of the Pricia mediterranea genome:
AATCTCCCAAAACATCGACCTCGATCAATTATAGGATTCCCGGTTTCAAAGGAAGTTTTGGCGTGATTCCCTCGTTCAGCCGTACTTTTTGCGGCAGCTGTAACCGGCTGCGTATTTCTGCGACGGGTGATGTAATTACCTGCCTCTATGCCCAACCAAGTATGAACATACGGGAAATCATGCGAAGTGAAAACTCCGAAGAAAAGGTAAAGGAGCAGATTTTAAAGGCTATCGGTAGCCGGGCCAAAACCGGTTTTGAGGCGCAGGAGAAATATAAAGGGGTCTTTGATAATTCGATGACCTCGATCGGGGGATAGGGATAGACTTGGGACTTGGGACTTGGGTGGCGAGATGAGCGTTGAGACGTGAGATGAACGTTGAGACGTGAGATGAGCGTTGAAATGAGAAGTGCGGAATGCAAAATGAGAAGTGGGCAATGAGAAGCGCTAAGTGCAATTTTGGAGAGGGAAATTTAAAATAGGAGACTGAATGTCGGATAAAAAAAAACTTTCACACCTCGATGCTTCCGGAAACCCCGTCATGGTCGATGTCTCCGATAAAAAGGTGACCGCGCGAACCGCAATTGCGAGCGGACGGGTGGAGTTTCCATCGGAGGTGTTCGGTACCTTGTCGGAGCAGGATTTTTTGGGAAAGAAGGGAAGCATCATCCAAACTGCGGTGATTGCCGGGATACAAGCGGTCAAAAAGACCTCGGAGTTGATTCCCCTTTGCCATCAGATCAACCTGTCAAAGGTGCATATCGATATCCATCCGAAAGAAAACAGATTGGATATCCGTTGTACCGTAAAATGTAGCGAACGGACCGGGGTCGAAATGGAGGCCCTGACCGGGGTTTCGGTCAGTGCCCTTACGATTTACGACATGTGCAAGGCTTTGTCTCACGATATAAAAATTTCCGATATCCGATTGGAACGAAAAACAGGAGGAAAACATGATTATAGGGCCTAAAATTTACGGGTTGGTACTCGCCGGAGGGAAAAGTACCCGCATGGGAAAAGATAAGGGTATGATTCCCTATCACGGCATGCCGCAACGGGAATACCTGTACCATCTATTGAGCCGGGTATGTGAGCAAACGTTTGTAAGTATCCGCCCGGACCAAAAGAAGAATTTTCCCAAAGATATGGAATCCATCGTCGACAATGATTCGTACAAAGGACCTTACAACGGACTCCTCTCCGCCCACGAAAAATTGCCAGAGGCGGCCTGGCTGGTACTGGCCTGCGACCTGCCCCTGATCGACCTGGCGTCGCTGCAGGAACTCATTGCGGCCCGGGACCCGAACGCGATGGCGAGCGCTTTTGCGCACAAAGAAAATCCACTGCCCGAACCCCTTTGCGCCATCTGGGAGCCTCGGTCATTTGAAGCTTCAAAGGCGTATTTGGAAAGCGGGAACGGCACCTGCCCCCGGAAATTCTTGATCAACAACGAAACGAAACTCGTATTTCCCAGAGATCCGAACGTCTTGATGAACGCCAATTCGGAGGAAGAGTACAAAGAGGCCATCGTCAGATTACGAACGGAACGATGAACTTAGAACGATATCAACGACAGACCGCGCTGGCCGGTTTTGGCCTCGCGGCACAACAAAAGCTGCATCAGGCCAAAGTACTGGTGGTCGGTGCGGGAGGGCTGGGCGTTCCTGTGCTTACCTACTTAAATGCGATGGGGGTCGGAACCTTGGGAATCGTCGAAAGGGATACGGTCTCGCTCTCGAATTTACAACGACAGGTGCTGTATTCCGAAGCCGATGTAAACCGACCTAAGTTGGCGAGCGCGCTAAAAAAGTTGCGGGCACAGAATTCCGAAACCGTTTTCAAGACCTACGAAACCTTTTTGAGCCGGGAAAATGCCATGCGAATTCTCGCCGATTACGACGTGGTGGTCGATGCTACCGATAATTTCCCGACCCGATATCTGATCAATGACGCCTGTGTTATCTTAAGAAAGCCTATGGTGTACGGCGCCTTACACGGATTTGAAGGCCAAGTCAGCGTTCTCAATTTTGAAGGGGGACCGACCTATCGCTGTCTTTTCCCGAACATGCCTAAATTCGATGAGGTCCCCGATTGCAACGAAAACGGCGTGTTGGGAATACTTCCCGGCATTATCGGAAACCTTCAGGCCCTTGAAACGGTCAAGCTGCTCACGGGTGTGGGGGAGGTACTTTCGGGCAAGCTGCTCTTGTTCGACGCGCTCTCGAATACTTTTCAGAATATACGCTTTGCAGCCAAGCCAGAAAATTTGAAAATCGATGCTTTGCGGCCCAGCTATGATTTCGATTGCGGCTCCGGATTTAAGTCCATGGATGCCGAAACCTTTCTGAATCTCAAGGCGCTCGAAAGCCGACAACTTATTGATGTGCGTACGCCTAAGGAGTTTGAACGCAATCATTTACAGATTGCCAAAAATATTCCTAGCTCCGAGTTGGAAAACCGACAGCAACAAATCGATTTTGAGGAAGAAATATATGTCGTTTGCCAATCGGGTATACGAAGCAAAAAGGCTATCGAACGGCTTCTCGACTTGCATCCTGATGCCGATTGCACCAACATTACCGGGGGGATGAACCAGATCAGGAAGCATGCTATTACCCATTGAAAGTCTCATAATCCTTTGTTTGGGATTCTTTGTGGTGGCGACGCTTTACTCCTCCGTCGGTTTTGGCGGTGGATCGAGCTATCTGGCCTTGTTGGCCCTGTTTTTGGGGAGCTTCTTTGCCATCCGTTCTATCGCCCTGATCTGTAACTTGATCGTGGTTTCCGGCAGTTCTTATCTCTATTTTAAAAACGGACACGCCCAACTACGGGATTTTCTCCCCTTCGTCCTTACTAGCATTCCCATGGCCTTTATCGGGGCATCCTTCCGATTGGAGGAGCATGTGTTTTTTATTTTATTGGGACTTTCCCTGGTCACCTCGTCCCTGTTTTTGGCTTGGCAGACGTTTTCCAAGAAAAACCTGGCCGAACGGGCTAAAGGATATCCCAAGTACCTCACCTATGTCCTCGGTGGGGGTATCGGGCTCTTATCGGGACTCGTAGGTATCGGGGGCGGTATATTTCTGGCCCCGATACTCAATCACCTGAGGTGGGATAAATCCATCAAGATCGCCGCCTTGGCCAGCTTTTTTATCTTGGTCAATTCCATATCGGGAATTGCAGGCCTGGTTTGGGGCGATATGTTGAGATTACCCTGGAAAGAGACCTTGGCATTTGGCGCCGCAGTGCTGATCGGTGGACAGTTGGGCATCCGGATAAGTTTGAAGCGATTGACCCCGAACGGAATAAAAAGAGTGACCGCATTGTTGGTATTTGTCGTCGGAATCCGAATTTTGATGAAATTTTTGCCCCAGATATTTTAAAGCTTGCCATTGAC
Encoded here:
- the moaC gene encoding cyclic pyranopterin monophosphate synthase MoaC; its protein translation is MSDKKKLSHLDASGNPVMVDVSDKKVTARTAIASGRVEFPSEVFGTLSEQDFLGKKGSIIQTAVIAGIQAVKKTSELIPLCHQINLSKVHIDIHPKENRLDIRCTVKCSERTGVEMEALTGVSVSALTIYDMCKALSHDIKISDIRLERKTGGKHDYRA
- the mobA gene encoding molybdenum cofactor guanylyltransferase, with amino-acid sequence MIIGPKIYGLVLAGGKSTRMGKDKGMIPYHGMPQREYLYHLLSRVCEQTFVSIRPDQKKNFPKDMESIVDNDSYKGPYNGLLSAHEKLPEAAWLVLACDLPLIDLASLQELIAARDPNAMASAFAHKENPLPEPLCAIWEPRSFEASKAYLESGNGTCPRKFLINNETKLVFPRDPNVLMNANSEEEYKEAIVRLRTER
- a CDS encoding HesA/MoeB/ThiF family protein, yielding MNLERYQRQTALAGFGLAAQQKLHQAKVLVVGAGGLGVPVLTYLNAMGVGTLGIVERDTVSLSNLQRQVLYSEADVNRPKLASALKKLRAQNSETVFKTYETFLSRENAMRILADYDVVVDATDNFPTRYLINDACVILRKPMVYGALHGFEGQVSVLNFEGGPTYRCLFPNMPKFDEVPDCNENGVLGILPGIIGNLQALETVKLLTGVGEVLSGKLLLFDALSNTFQNIRFAAKPENLKIDALRPSYDFDCGSGFKSMDAETFLNLKALESRQLIDVRTPKEFERNHLQIAKNIPSSELENRQQQIDFEEEIYVVCQSGIRSKKAIERLLDLHPDADCTNITGGMNQIRKHAITH
- a CDS encoding sulfite exporter TauE/SafE family protein yields the protein MLLPIESLIILCLGFFVVATLYSSVGFGGGSSYLALLALFLGSFFAIRSIALICNLIVVSGSSYLYFKNGHAQLRDFLPFVLTSIPMAFIGASFRLEEHVFFILLGLSLVTSSLFLAWQTFSKKNLAERAKGYPKYLTYVLGGGIGLLSGLVGIGGGIFLAPILNHLRWDKSIKIAALASFFILVNSISGIAGLVWGDMLRLPWKETLAFGAAVLIGGQLGIRISLKRLTPNGIKRVTALLVFVVGIRILMKFLPQIF